The Triplophysa rosa linkage group LG25, Trosa_1v2, whole genome shotgun sequence genome window below encodes:
- the smarcd1 gene encoding SWI/SNF-related matrix-associated actin-dependent regulator of chromatin subfamily D member 1, translating into MAARGGFQPATPGGGGVPMGPGPPVAVAGPGMGPGTPPGRMGPGGPQNHMYRSPMPGYPRPGMPPSSRMTPQGPSMGPPGFGGSPVSRPGMPVMDPSRKRPPPNQIQQVQQQNRNQHAKKKKMADKILPQRIRELVPESQAYMDLLAFERKLDQTIMRKRLDIQEALKRPIKQKRKLRIFISNTFNPAKADAEDGEGTVASWELRVEGRLLEDTAVSKYEATKQKRKFSSFFKSLVIELDKDLYGPDNHLVEWHRTATTQETDGFQVKRPGDVGVRCTVLLMLDYQPPQFKLDPRLARLLGIHTQTRPVIIQALWQYVKTHKLQDPHEREFINCDKYLQQIFESQRMKFSEIPQRLHALLMPPEPIIINHVISVDPNDQKKTACYDIDVEVDDTLKTQMNSFLLSTASQQEIAGLDNKIHETIETINHLKTQREFMLSFARDPQGFINDWLQSQCRDLKTMTDVVGNPEEERRAEFYFQPWAQEAVCRYFYSKVQQRRQELEQALGIRNT; encoded by the exons ATGGCGGCGCGTGGAGGTTTTCAGCCTGCGACACCGGGAGGCGGCGGAGTACCGATGGGACCCGGGCCGCCGGTGGCCGTGGCGGGGCCTGGTATGGGTCCCGGTACGCCGCCCGGACGGATGGGCCCCGGCGGGCCGCAGAACCACATGTACCGATCCCCGATGCCCGGATACCCG AGACCAGGAATGCCTCCATCCAGTCGCATGACCCCTCAGGGACCCTCCATGGGGCCTCCGGGTTTCGGGGGCAGTCCAGTGTCTCGCCCCGGCATGCCCGTCATGGACCCGTCCCGCAAGAGACCACCGCCGAATCAGATTCAACAGGTTCAGCAACAGAATCGCAACCAACA tGCCAAGAAGAAGAAAATGGCGGATAAAATTCTACCTCAGCGA ATCCGAGAGCTTGTCCCCGAGTCTCAGGCGTACATGGACCTGCTGGCGTTCGAGAGGAAACTCGATCAGACCATCATGCGCAAGAGACTCGACATCCAGGAAGCGCTCAAGAGACCCATCAAG CAAAAACGAAAGCTGCGTATCTTTATCTCCAACACCTTCAACCCCGCCAAAGCTGATGCGGAGGACGGCGAGGGCACCGTTGCATCATGGGAGCTCCGTGTGGAGGGTCGACTTCTGGAAGAC ACCGCTGTGTCCAAGTATGAAGCCACCAAACAGAAGAGGAAGTTTTCATCTTTCTTTAAGTCATTAGTCATCGAGTTGGATAAAGATTTATATGGACCTGACAATCATCTGGTGGAG TGGCACAGGACGGCCACCACTCAGGAGACGGATGGGTTTCAGGTGAAGAGACCTGGAGATGTTGGGGTTCGCTGTACTGTACTCCTCATGCTCGACTACCAG CCTCCTCAGTTCAAGCTGGACCCTCGATTGGCCCGACTGCTGGGCATCCACACTCAAACCCGACCCGTCATCATTCAGGCCCTGTGGCAGTACGTGAAGACCCACAAACTGCAGGACCCTCACGAGCGAGAGTTCATCAACTGTGACAAATACCTCCAGCAG ATCTTTGAATCCCAGAGGATGAAGTTCTCTGAGATTCCTCAGCGTCTGCACGCGCTACTCATGCCGCCCGAGCCGATCATCATCAACCACGTCATAAG CGTGGACCCCAACGACCAGAAGAAGACGGCGTGTTATGATATCGATGTGGAGGTGGACGACACCCTGAAGACGCAGATGAACTCTTTTCTTCTGTCCACGGCCAGTCAGCAGGAGATCGCAGGGCTCGACAACAAG ATCCATGAGACCATTGAGACGATCAACCACCTGAAGACTCAAAGGGAGTTCATGTTGAGCTTCGCCCGAGACCCGCAGGGATTCATCAACGATTGGCTGCAGTCGCAGTGCAGAGACCTGAAG
- the asic1b gene encoding acid-sensing ion channel 1B isoform X3 codes for MCAPKATPPTEGSLKEAGKLFLKHTTFHGLRHVFLVGSYPRRVAWLLAFLTSLALLFTWSSNRVRYLLSSPVYTKAHMVYAKRLAFPAVTICNQNLVLPRRMQKPDIFSAGTWLGILGKNRQVVAGVREALAGSGNASLWSPLSRVLDFNHFLPPPRESQPSTRQLLDRLGHQLEEMLLYCRFQGQMCGPRNFSTIFTRYGKCYTFNSGLDGRDLLITMKGGMGNGLELMLDIQQDEYLPVWGETDETSFEAGIKVQLHTQDEPPFIDQLGFGVAPGFQTFVSCQEQRLTFLPPPWGDCKSSAMDSDFFSTYSITACRIDCETRYLVENCNCRMVHMPGDAPYCTPEQYKECADPALDFLVERDNTFCVCDTPCNTTRYSKELSFVKIPSKASAKYLAKKYNKTEQYIADNILVLDIFFEALNYETIEQKAAYELAGLLGDIGGQMGLFIGASILTILELFDYLYEVIKFKLCRCTNKKQRANNNERGAVLSLDDVKHHAPCDNLRTPSTYPGNMLPHHPGQGNFEDFTC; via the exons ATGTGCGCGCCGAAAGCGACCCCTCCGACGGAGGGTTCGTTAAAAGAAGCGGGAAAGCTCTTTTTGAAACACACGACGTTTCACGGACTCAGGCACGTCTTCCTCGTCGGCTCTTACCCGCGCCGGGTCGCGTGGCTGCTGGCGTTTCTAACGTCGTTGGCGCTTCTCTTCACATGGTCCTCGAACCGGGTCCGGTACCTGCTCTCGTCGCCGGTGTACACGAAAGCGCATATGGTTTACGCCAAGCGCCTCGCGTTCCCCGCCGTCACCATCTGCAACCAGAACCTCGTGCTGCCGCGACGCATGCAGAAGCCGGACATCTTCAGCGCGGGCACGTGGCTCGGGATCCTCGGGAAGAACCGGCAGGTGGTCGCCGGTGTCCGGGAGGCGCTCGCGGGGAGCGGGAACGCGTCGCTCTGGTCGCCGTTATCGCGCGTACTGGACTTTAACCACTTTCTGCCCCCTCCGCGTGAGTCTCAGCCATCTACGAGGCAGTTACTGGACCGTCTGGGGCATCAGCTGGAGGAGATGCTGCTTTACTGCCGCTTTCAAGGCCAGATGTGCGGACCGCGCAACTTCAGCACC ATCTTCACCCGCTATGGAAAGTGCTACACATTTAACTCCGGTCTGGACGGCCGGGATCTGTTGATCACTATGAAGGGCGGGATGGGGAACGGCCTGGAACTGATGCTGGACATCCAACAGGACGAGTACCTGCCCGTGTGGGGCGAGACCG ACGAGACGTCGTTCGAGGCCGGGATTAAAGTTCAGCTCCACACGCAGGACGAGCCACCCTTCATCGATCAGCTGGGATTCGGTGTGGCTCCGGGATTCCAGACGTTCGTGTCCTGCCAGGAACAAAGG tTGACGTTTCTTCCTCCGCCGTGGGGCGACTGTAAATCATCAGCTATGGATTCAGATTTCTTCAGCACGTACAGCATTACGGCCTGCCGCATCGACTGCGAGACGCGTTATCTGGTGGAGAACTGCAACTGCCGCATGGTGCACATGCCtg gagACGCTCCGTACTGCACACCGGAGCAGTATAAAGAGTGCGCCGATCCGGCTCTAG ATTTTCTGGTGGAGAGAGACAACACCTTCTGCGTGTGCGATACGCCCTGTAACACCACGCGGTACAGTAAAGAGCTTTCTTTCGTCAAGATCCCCAGCAAAGCCTCCGCTAAATATCTGGCCAAGAAGTACAACAAAACCGAGCAGTACATCGC AGACAACATATTGGTTCTGGACATCTTCTTCGAGGCTCTGAACTACGAGACCATCGAGCAGAAGGCGGCGTACGAGTTGGCCGGGCTTCTTG GTGACATCGGTGGACAGATGGGATTGTTTATTGGAGCGAGTATCCTCACCATACTGGAGCTCTTTGACTATCTGTATGAG GTGATCAAGTTTAAATTGTGTCGCTGCACGAACAAAAAGCAGAGGGCCAATAACAACGAGAGAGGAGCCGTTCTCAGCCTGGACGATGTAAAGCATCAC GCTCCCTGTGACAACCTTCGTACCCCATCGACGTACCCAGGCAACATGCTACCTCATCATCCCGGTCAGGGTAACTTCGAAGACTTCACCTGTTGA